The region ATGCGGCCCTCAAAAGAAACCAGCTGATCTCCACCGATAACGACTTTTCCTTCGCCCTTAAGGCTTTGAGCCTTAAGGAAGGCTAAGTGTTCAGCTAAAGCGCGGGGAGCCAGTGTGGGATCTTTATGCTTATCCTCGTCGATAGCAGGCGGTTGAGCAGTAAAAGGCACAGCCAAACGAGAGAGAAGTTCTTGTCTGTATTTGGAGGTCGAAGCCAGGATCAGTTGCTTTTTCATGTTATCGGTTATATTTCAATTTCGCTGTAAAAACTATAAAAACAGAGTCTTTACAGGGAATCTGCGGTACAAGGCAAAACCATGACGAACAAACATCTTCCAGACGTCGCTAAAGAAACTCATACAGAAAAATTCGCTCCCATTGATTGGGTGGGTATGGGTTCCATCGAACTTCCTATTTTATTAAAACAAGCTGATGGCGTGTATCGCATTCCTGCGCGCGCTGATGCGAAAGTCAGTCTTGATAAAAAACCTTCCCGTGGCATTCATATGTCGCGCTTGTATTTGATCACTCAGGAAACACTTTCAAAAAACGAAATGACATTGGGTCTTTTGGGACAAGCAACAGACGAGTTTTTGAAAACTCACGAAGAGCTTTCCACACAAGCTTTGATCCAAGTTCAATTCGAAGCGCCATTGGTACGTAAGGCTTTAAAGAGTGCGAACCAAGCATGGCGCTCTTATCCTGTCACGCTGTCAGCTTTCAATGAAAACGGTGTTAAGAAATACTATGTTGAAGCCGTGATTACTTATTCTTCAACATGTCCTGCCTCCGCGGCGCTGTCTCGCCAGTTGATTCAAGACAACTTCAAACAGCAATTTGGAGCGACATCGTTAGATTTTGATGTGGTTCACCAATGGTTGGGAACGACTCAAGGGATCGTGGCGACTCCGCATGCGCAACGCAGTTTTGCCCGTGTGAAAATTGAAGTCGGTCCAAATTATGACTACGCAAAAATCATCGATGTGATCGAAGATGCTTTGCAGACGGCAGTTCAAGGTGCGGTTAAACGTGAAGACGAGCAGGAGTTCGCTCTTCGAAATGGCCAAAACCTGATGTTCTGTGAAGACGCAGCTCGTCGCGGCAAAGAAGCATTGGATAAACAGAGCGATATTCTAGATTACGTCGTTGAGTTCAGCCACGTTGAGAGTTTGCATCCGCACAATGCGGTATCCCATATCTCTGCCGGGAAGAATTTACGCACTTTTTGAAATCTAACTGATAATCATTGTCAGAACAGTGGACTTTGACCCCAGGGGCGTCCTATAAACTTGAGTTCGAGGAGCCTACGAATGGGACGAGATTCAGTACCACTTTTACCAAGACAACATGATGAAGACATTGTGATCCATCACGATCCATTTGATGAGGCTGAACTCAAGAAGATCATCCGTGCGTTGAACTTGAAGGTGACTTCTCAACGAATGGCCATTCTTAAAACTCTTCACGAAGGACGTCGTCACGTCACAGCCCAAGAGCTTTACGAAAAATTGGCGAAGGACCATCCTGAAATCGGTTTCGCCACTGTTTACCGCTTCCTTCGTACTTTGACTGAAGGCGCTTTCGTTACGGAAGTGCGCATGGGTGGTTTGCCCGCTCGTTACGAGCTCACACCAAAGGGTCACCATGACCATTTGACGTGTGTGAAGTGCGGTAAGATCTGTGAATTCGAAAATCGCGCGATCGAGCAACTACAAGAAAAAGTAGCGAACCAATTCGGTTTCGCACTGACTCACCATATCCTTGAGCTTTACGGCGTCTGCCCGGATTGCCAAGCTAAAGCCAACAAATAGAAAATCAAGGGAGCCGCAAGCTCCCTTTTTCATTGGTGCCTCAGCCACAATGTCCGTGAGCCGATGCGGCGCGGTTTTATTATCTGTTGAGTTGAGATCGTCTTTTGCAGACACTGCATTCGTGGTTTGCAAAGGATCCCAGGTTGTCAGTTGAAAAGCTTTACGAACATTTTTTTAAACCCGAAGTGCGCAAGCAAGGTCGCGAAGATTTTGCGGCGGGTTTGGCTGTGCTTTCTGTGGCGGGTGACGCTCGCATTGAAGGTTACGTAAAGGCTTCGAAGCCAGTAAAGGTTTTGTTTGTTGCGGAAAGCATCGCCAGCACATCTTTCACAGTGGATTGCATGTGCAGCTCGGCGGCGAAGGGGACTTTCTGCAAACATATCTGGGCGATTCTTTTGCAGACCGAAAAAAAGCACCCTGATTTTTTAGATTCCAAAACAAATCTGGAAAAGGGCTCCTTGTGCGAAGTGGTGGAGTCGCCTTTCAAAGCAAAACAAGCCGAATTTAAAAAGCTCCAGTATCAAAAGCAAAAAGAGCGCGCTAAAGCTCAACGACAAGAAATCAAAAACAGGGCAAAAGGCATTTCTAGTAAAACGGCAAAGGGCACAACGTTTTCCCAAGACGTTAATGCGGCCTTCGAGTTTTTTTCTGTAAATGGTTTTCCGATGGAAAATGCGTTGGACGAGGAGTCGCTGAAGAACGCTAAAAAAGTTTTATCGCGCGTTTTTCACCCAGATAAGGGCGGAACTCATGACGAGTCGGTTCTATTGAATCAGCACTACCAAATCCTGATGGATTATCTGAATTAAAGCAAAATTCGCCAAAAAGCATAGAGTTGAGTCCTTCCCTTAACAGGTAAAGCGCGCGGGCCGTTTGTGATGCGCCAAGGCGTTAGGCCAGAGGGTTGTGTGCGCTAGTCATCAGGCGTACACTGTCAGGCTATGTCGCAAGCAGAAGATGGTATCGTAGTAAAAGGCGCCAAAGAACATAACCTTAAGAATGTCAGCGTGACTATTCCAAGGAACAAGATCACCGTATTTACGGGGCTCAGCGGTTCTGGAAAATCGTCGCTTGCCTTTGATACGGTTTATGCTGAAGGCCAACGTCGTTACGTCGAAAGTTTGTCTGCTTATGCTCGTAATTTCTTAGAGCAATTAAAAAAACCAGATGTGGATGTGATCACGGGTTTGTCGCCTGCGATTGCCATCGACCAAAAATCTGTCAGTACCAATCCGCGGTCCACTGTCGGAACGGTGACGGAAATCTACGATTATCTTCGTCTGCTGTATGCTAAAGTGGGCGTGCCTGAATGCCCAACGCACCATATACCAGTGAGCAGTCAAACTCCGCAGCAGATTATCGATGACGTCATCAAAAAAGGCCAAGGCGCTAAGTTTTACGTTTTGGCTCCAATGGCATCTGGAAAAAAAGGGGAGTTCCTGGCCGAGTTCCAACGTTGGGCTAAGAAAGGTTTCGTTAAAGCCAAGGTCGATGGAAAAATGATCGAACTTGATAAAGCTACTAAGCTTGCGAAAACTAAAACCCATGACATCGACCTGGTGGTCGATCAATTGATTATGAAAGACACGATGAAGATGCGCCTCAGCGAAAGCATCAACACCGCTCTTTCGATGGCAAATGGCCGCGTAATTATTGAAACATTGGACGGAGAAAGAACGAATTATTCCCTTCACTCCGCTTGTCCTATTTGCGGATACTCATTCCCTGAAATTGAACCTCGTATGTTTTCTTTCAATAATCCACGAGGCGCCTGCCAAACTTGCAATGGCTTGGGCACTTTGGATTTGGAAGAGGAAGAACAGTTCTCGGATGGTGAAGTCGGCGGTAAAAAGCTCGACAAGGTCGTTTATAAATACAAAGGCAAAAAAACTTCGGATGAGGACGATGAAGAGGGCGACGACATGGTTCTGCATGACTGTCCGGATTGTCATGGTTCACGTCTCAGACCTGAAGCCTTGAACATCAAAGTCGCAGAAAAAACAATTTCTGAGTTGGCGGTGATGAGTGCTGCGGATTTGCGGGAGTTTTTGGCAGGCATCAAATGGCGCAGCAAAGATCAATTGATTGCCGAAAAAATCATTAAGCAGGCGACAGACCGTCTGGATTACATGATCCGTGTGGGTACAAGCTATTTATCGATGAATCGTTCTTCACGCACGCTTTCTGGCGGCGAAGCGCAACGTATTCGATTGGCAACGCAAGTGGGATCTTCATTGATTGGTGTCTTGTATGTGATGGATGAGCCAAGTATTGGTTTGCATCCGCGCGATCACCATCGTTTGCTGGATATCATTGGCGAGTTAAAAGATCGTGGTAATACCATTTTATTAGTAGAACATGACGAAGATACCATTCGATATGCTGATTTCGTTGTCGACTTAGGACCTCGTGCGGGGCGCTTGGGTGGCGAAATGATGGCACAGGGAACTCCACAAGAGTTGGAGAACAATCCGAATTCTTTGACGGGCAAGTACTTGAAAGGCGAAGTGCGTATTCCTGTTCCTAAGCAGCGTCGTCCTGGCAATGGCCAGTTCATCGAACTAAAAGGTGCCACTGGCAACAATCTGCAAAATGTGGATTTGAAAATTCCACTGGGAACTTTGACTGCCGTTACGGGAGTGTCGGGATCTGGTAAATCGACGTTGATCATCGATACGTTGTACAAAATTTTGGCGCAAAAATTTTATAAGGCTTTGGCGGAACCGTCTCCTTATAAAAAAATTGAAGGCTTGGATAAGCTTGATAAAGTCATCGATATCAATCAAAGACCTATCGGTCGTACACCTCGTTCAACGCCAGCGACATATGTTGGGTTGTTCCCTTTGATTCGCGACTTGTTTGCGAACTTGCCGGACTCAAAACTTCGCGGTTACGAGCCTGGTCGCTTTAGCTTTAACGTCAAGGGTGGTCGCTGTGAAACCTGCATGGGGCACGGTCAAATCCGCGTCGAGATGCACTTTCTAAGTGACGTCTTCGTGACTTGTGACACGTGCTTGGGGCGTCGCTACAACCGTGAAACTTTGAATGTGAAGTATAAAGAAAAATCCATCGCTGATGTTTTAGATATGAGTGTGGGCGAGGCTTTGGAGTTCTTTAAAAATCACAGCCATATCTATCGCAAACTCGAAACACTCCACCGAGTGGGGTTGGATTACATGACCTTGGGTCAAAGTTCGACGACCTTGTCGGGGGGAGAAGCGCAGCGTGTGAAGCTTTCTAAAGAGCTTTCAAAACGCGGTACGGGTAAGACACTGTATATTCTGGATGAACCTACCACGGGTTTGCATTTTGACGACGTCAGAAAACTGGTAGAGTTGCTTCAGGATCT is a window of Bdellovibrio sp. SKB1291214 DNA encoding:
- a CDS encoding Fur family transcriptional regulator, with translation MGRDSVPLLPRQHDEDIVIHHDPFDEAELKKIIRALNLKVTSQRMAILKTLHEGRRHVTAQELYEKLAKDHPEIGFATVYRFLRTLTEGAFVTEVRMGGLPARYELTPKGHHDHLTCVKCGKICEFENRAIEQLQEKVANQFGFALTHHILELYGVCPDCQAKANK
- the folE2 gene encoding GTP cyclohydrolase FolE2, with product MTNKHLPDVAKETHTEKFAPIDWVGMGSIELPILLKQADGVYRIPARADAKVSLDKKPSRGIHMSRLYLITQETLSKNEMTLGLLGQATDEFLKTHEELSTQALIQVQFEAPLVRKALKSANQAWRSYPVTLSAFNENGVKKYYVEAVITYSSTCPASAALSRQLIQDNFKQQFGATSLDFDVVHQWLGTTQGIVATPHAQRSFARVKIEVGPNYDYAKIIDVIEDALQTAVQGAVKREDEQEFALRNGQNLMFCEDAARRGKEALDKQSDILDYVVEFSHVESLHPHNAVSHISAGKNLRTF
- the uvrA gene encoding excinuclease ABC subunit UvrA encodes the protein MSQAEDGIVVKGAKEHNLKNVSVTIPRNKITVFTGLSGSGKSSLAFDTVYAEGQRRYVESLSAYARNFLEQLKKPDVDVITGLSPAIAIDQKSVSTNPRSTVGTVTEIYDYLRLLYAKVGVPECPTHHIPVSSQTPQQIIDDVIKKGQGAKFYVLAPMASGKKGEFLAEFQRWAKKGFVKAKVDGKMIELDKATKLAKTKTHDIDLVVDQLIMKDTMKMRLSESINTALSMANGRVIIETLDGERTNYSLHSACPICGYSFPEIEPRMFSFNNPRGACQTCNGLGTLDLEEEEQFSDGEVGGKKLDKVVYKYKGKKTSDEDDEEGDDMVLHDCPDCHGSRLRPEALNIKVAEKTISELAVMSAADLREFLAGIKWRSKDQLIAEKIIKQATDRLDYMIRVGTSYLSMNRSSRTLSGGEAQRIRLATQVGSSLIGVLYVMDEPSIGLHPRDHHRLLDIIGELKDRGNTILLVEHDEDTIRYADFVVDLGPRAGRLGGEMMAQGTPQELENNPNSLTGKYLKGEVRIPVPKQRRPGNGQFIELKGATGNNLQNVDLKIPLGTLTAVTGVSGSGKSTLIIDTLYKILAQKFYKALAEPSPYKKIEGLDKLDKVIDINQRPIGRTPRSTPATYVGLFPLIRDLFANLPDSKLRGYEPGRFSFNVKGGRCETCMGHGQIRVEMHFLSDVFVTCDTCLGRRYNRETLNVKYKEKSIADVLDMSVGEALEFFKNHSHIYRKLETLHRVGLDYMTLGQSSTTLSGGEAQRVKLSKELSKRGTGKTLYILDEPTTGLHFDDVRKLVELLQDLTDQGNTVLVIEHAMEVVKTADHVIDLGPDGGKHGGLIVATGTPEQVTKVKESETGKFLKKILK